A genomic region of Erythrobacter sp. SCSIO 43205 contains the following coding sequences:
- the traC gene encoding type IV secretion system protein TraC — protein MNLSLASARDALLSGVFGDAKRADHPQAHFSLDMLSDWLPYRVYDEGPGLYRNAHSKGFVLEVTPLIGADERTGEILGQFFSESLPQGACLQVLNFASPRIGAIVGPWFAPRYEQGGIYEAIAKARTNRLYDLVWQSGSAHAPFHARHVRLIVSLGVPVPGHVNDAELTECRDGLMGMLNSLGLASNALEPAGLLELVDELTSPTTAREPERTHWNREDTLDQQAIRRDIELEVEDDRLILRTERFRETGRTRDGVPQMGECYPDRFDVRHYGVRSTPERWAPWECARLIGDMFTDKLRFPCPAATMLCLHYPDQEAAAARAGYKFMRTTSLSETKSARFLPRLSEQSAEWKHVQAELQAGKKLVKLFYGLTTISPLGEGDAHERTVKAIYKAAGWDISDERFLQLQGLVAAFPLSLADGLVHDMARLKRFRTMLSTTAANIAPMQGEYLGGEIPHLLLLGRRGQPFFWSPFENKAGNHNIAICGKSGSGKSVLLQELCTALRGAGAKVVVIDDGRSFEHSVKLQGGRFVEFTLASGFSLNPFSMVDDARAHEDEDYRLDCFAMIKAIVGQMARPSAAPSDTERGLIDRAVTQVWEALGSGGAIDDVAHALHSSDNEAGKDLATAIAPFCRGGSYAGFFSGKASFALEDDFTVFEMSDLASREELRSVVLSAIMFMTGQAMTRSSRATKKLLLIDEAWAMLKGGSMGEFVETYARTARKYGGALATATQSLNDYYKSDGARAALENSDWMLVLQQKPETIADFRKEARLDMDDRTETLIRSLKRSGTEYSEIYLKGPEMEAVGRLVLDPLSATIFSSDPDTYAEIHRHVESGMPLERAVALVAGVEGAA, from the coding sequence ATGAATCTCTCGCTTGCTTCCGCGCGCGATGCGCTGCTCTCCGGAGTGTTCGGCGACGCCAAGCGCGCCGACCATCCCCAAGCGCACTTCTCGCTCGACATGCTGTCAGACTGGCTGCCCTATCGCGTCTACGATGAGGGCCCCGGTCTTTATCGCAACGCGCATTCGAAAGGCTTTGTGCTCGAGGTGACCCCGCTGATCGGTGCGGACGAGCGCACCGGCGAGATACTTGGCCAGTTCTTTTCCGAGAGCCTGCCACAAGGCGCGTGCCTGCAAGTCCTGAACTTTGCTTCCCCGCGTATCGGCGCGATCGTTGGACCCTGGTTCGCGCCGCGCTACGAACAGGGCGGCATCTACGAAGCCATTGCGAAAGCACGCACCAACCGGCTCTACGATCTCGTGTGGCAATCGGGCTCTGCGCATGCGCCGTTCCACGCGCGCCATGTCCGCCTGATCGTCTCGCTGGGCGTCCCGGTTCCGGGCCATGTCAACGACGCAGAGCTCACCGAATGCCGCGACGGGCTCATGGGGATGCTCAATTCTTTGGGGCTCGCGTCGAACGCTCTCGAACCGGCGGGTCTGCTCGAACTGGTCGATGAACTGACCTCGCCAACCACAGCGCGTGAACCCGAACGCACGCACTGGAACCGCGAAGACACGCTCGATCAACAGGCGATCCGCCGCGACATCGAACTCGAAGTCGAGGACGACCGCCTGATCCTGCGCACCGAGCGTTTCCGCGAGACCGGGCGCACGCGCGATGGCGTGCCGCAAATGGGCGAGTGCTATCCTGACCGCTTCGATGTGCGCCATTACGGCGTGCGCTCGACCCCCGAGCGCTGGGCGCCATGGGAGTGCGCGCGGCTCATCGGCGATATGTTCACCGACAAGCTGCGCTTCCCATGCCCCGCCGCAACCATGCTGTGCCTGCACTATCCCGACCAGGAAGCGGCAGCAGCGCGCGCAGGCTACAAATTCATGCGCACCACCAGCCTTTCGGAGACCAAGAGCGCGCGCTTCCTGCCAAGGCTTTCCGAGCAATCGGCGGAGTGGAAGCACGTCCAGGCCGAACTCCAGGCGGGCAAGAAGCTGGTCAAGCTCTTCTACGGCCTCACCACCATTTCACCGCTCGGCGAAGGCGATGCGCATGAGCGCACGGTCAAGGCGATCTACAAGGCGGCCGGATGGGACATTTCCGACGAGCGTTTCCTGCAATTGCAGGGTCTCGTCGCCGCCTTCCCCCTGAGCCTTGCCGACGGGCTCGTCCACGACATGGCGCGCCTCAAGCGCTTTCGGACCATGCTGTCGACCACGGCTGCCAACATCGCGCCGATGCAGGGCGAATATCTGGGCGGCGAGATCCCGCATCTGCTGCTGCTTGGACGACGCGGCCAGCCTTTCTTCTGGTCGCCCTTCGAAAACAAGGCAGGCAACCACAACATCGCGATCTGCGGGAAGTCTGGCTCGGGTAAGTCGGTGCTGCTGCAGGAGCTGTGCACTGCCTTGCGCGGTGCCGGCGCCAAGGTTGTCGTGATCGATGACGGGCGCAGCTTTGAGCATTCGGTCAAATTGCAGGGTGGCCGCTTCGTCGAGTTCACGCTTGCCTCGGGCTTCTCATTGAACCCCTTCTCGATGGTCGATGATGCCCGCGCGCATGAGGACGAGGATTACCGGCTCGATTGCTTTGCGATGATCAAGGCGATCGTCGGCCAGATGGCACGGCCGAGTGCAGCACCCTCGGACACCGAACGCGGCCTCATCGACCGGGCGGTGACGCAGGTGTGGGAAGCGCTCGGCAGCGGCGGCGCGATCGACGATGTCGCGCATGCCCTCCATTCTAGCGACAACGAGGCGGGCAAAGATCTCGCCACCGCGATCGCGCCCTTCTGCCGCGGTGGGAGCTATGCCGGGTTCTTCTCGGGAAAAGCAAGTTTCGCGCTCGAAGACGATTTTACCGTGTTCGAGATGAGCGACCTTGCGAGCCGCGAGGAACTCAGAAGCGTCGTCCTCTCGGCGATCATGTTCATGACCGGCCAGGCGATGACGCGCAGCTCGCGCGCGACCAAGAAACTGCTGCTGATCGATGAAGCCTGGGCCATGCTCAAGGGCGGCTCGATGGGAGAGTTCGTCGAGACCTACGCCCGCACCGCGCGCAAATATGGCGGCGCGCTTGCGACCGCCACTCAGTCCTTGAACGACTATTACAAGTCCGATGGCGCGCGCGCCGCGCTTGAAAACAGCGACTGGATGCTGGTGCTCCAGCAGAAGCCCGAGACCATTGCCGATTTCCGCAAGGAAGCGCGGCTCGACATGGACGACCGGACCGAGACGCTGATCCGCAGCCTGAAGCGCTCGGGCACCGAATACAGCGAGATCTATCTGAAAGGTCCGGAGATGGAGGCCGTCGGACGGCTCGTGCTCGATCCGCTCTCGGCAACCATCTTCTCCTCCGATCCCGACACCTATGCCGAGATCCACCGCCATGTCGAAAGCGGGATGCCACTGGAGCGCGCGGTCGCGCTGGTCGCAGGTGTGGAAGGAGCTGCATAA
- a CDS encoding DsbC family protein, with amino-acid sequence MNFNEFRPGLKSRFAHLSLAAASAAALLTSGVAVVTAMPAQAAIARDVAQALKLRLPKTPIDALDCTTFAPWCEVVSGESLFYIDEAARYLFVGRLYDLEERRDVTAARLLELNPDLLAAGAARAAGRAETRSPEPRTSPAKTRVDLSGLPKDGAVVWGNRKGPRLVVFSDFQCGYCQRLTGELEKAGVLVEERPISIFGASSRRMSEGVLCAKDKARALHAAYAGRAPSAQADCDAGEALDANEAFARANGFAGTPVIVRASDGAVLHGYRDAATLKKFAGAKPGTEQ; translated from the coding sequence ATGAACTTTAACGAATTCCGGCCGGGTCTGAAGTCCCGCTTCGCCCACCTCTCGCTTGCCGCAGCCAGCGCAGCGGCGCTGCTTACCAGCGGCGTTGCGGTGGTCACCGCCATGCCGGCTCAGGCTGCTATTGCGCGTGATGTCGCACAGGCCTTGAAGTTGCGCCTGCCCAAGACGCCGATCGACGCGCTCGACTGCACGACATTCGCGCCGTGGTGCGAAGTCGTCTCGGGCGAGAGCCTGTTCTATATCGACGAGGCCGCCCGCTATCTTTTCGTCGGGCGTCTCTACGACCTCGAAGAGCGTCGCGACGTCACTGCCGCTCGGCTGCTCGAGCTCAATCCGGACCTGCTCGCTGCCGGGGCAGCGCGGGCGGCAGGCCGTGCGGAGACGCGTTCTCCCGAACCGCGAACCTCGCCCGCGAAAACCAGGGTGGACCTCTCAGGCCTGCCCAAGGATGGCGCGGTCGTCTGGGGCAACCGCAAAGGGCCGCGTCTCGTTGTCTTCTCCGATTTCCAATGCGGCTATTGCCAGCGGCTGACCGGCGAGCTCGAAAAGGCCGGCGTGCTGGTCGAGGAGCGCCCGATCTCGATCTTCGGCGCATCGAGCCGGCGAATGTCTGAAGGCGTGCTCTGCGCCAAGGACAAGGCAAGGGCGCTCCATGCTGCCTATGCCGGGCGCGCACCTTCGGCCCAGGCCGATTGCGACGCTGGCGAGGCGCTCGATGCCAACGAAGCCTTCGCGCGTGCCAATGGCTTTGCCGGAACCCCGGTGATTGTGCGCGCGAGCGACGGCGCAGTCCTCCACGGCTACCGCGATGCGGCAACGCTGAAGAAGTTCGCAGGCGCCAAGCCGGGAACTGAACAATGA
- a CDS encoding TraB/VirB10 family protein gives MADNSSHGSGGQSAKDQGNAKRAKLNSAIAQRQKLLLGGIGAVALIAGSMFIFGGEDAQDGEEGGATTIDTGGLVNRNLSQREFVATYGNRLDAQGKAIKDLQESQLPKSAIEQELETLRGENARMLSDGQAAIDAISAENAVLRSELETVRANPPTAPVAPVDPRQAGLPPSTLDPTALAEPKASLLSFESEKAKASHARSSDGSPLLLLEASRDYLPPNSYAPATVIVGVDASTGVTSQSDPLPVVLRITGPARSVLKGNRLLTTDLTGCLVNGAARGDLSSEKVYVKLVRMTCAQPGGRYAVSEVKGFIAFAGKSGVRGRVVSREGSLVSQALLAGIVGGFGRGFSANANGVFAGRVGEDGAREALSPTDILAGGFGQGAGEAADTVSKYLIERAEQYQPVVEMPTGIAVEIVFLDGVHVRSTSQ, from the coding sequence ATGGCCGACAACAGCTCGCATGGCTCAGGAGGCCAAAGCGCCAAAGACCAGGGCAACGCCAAGCGCGCGAAGCTCAACTCCGCGATCGCGCAGCGACAGAAGCTATTGCTCGGCGGAATTGGTGCAGTCGCTCTGATCGCCGGGTCGATGTTCATCTTCGGCGGCGAGGACGCGCAGGACGGCGAAGAGGGCGGTGCAACCACCATCGATACCGGCGGCCTCGTCAATCGCAATCTGTCACAGCGCGAGTTCGTTGCCACCTACGGCAACCGCCTCGACGCGCAGGGAAAGGCGATCAAGGATCTCCAGGAAAGCCAGCTTCCCAAGAGCGCGATCGAGCAGGAGCTCGAAACCCTGCGCGGCGAGAACGCGCGGATGCTGAGCGATGGCCAGGCGGCGATCGATGCAATCTCGGCGGAGAATGCGGTGCTGCGCAGCGAGCTCGAGACCGTCCGGGCCAATCCGCCCACCGCACCGGTTGCTCCTGTCGATCCGCGTCAGGCAGGCCTTCCGCCCTCTACGCTCGATCCCACAGCGTTGGCCGAACCCAAAGCGAGCCTGCTGAGCTTCGAGAGCGAGAAAGCGAAGGCTTCACATGCGAGATCGAGCGATGGCTCGCCGCTGCTGCTGCTCGAGGCAAGCCGCGACTACCTGCCGCCCAACAGTTATGCGCCTGCGACCGTAATCGTCGGCGTCGACGCATCGACAGGCGTCACCAGCCAGAGCGATCCGCTTCCCGTGGTGCTGCGCATCACCGGACCTGCACGCTCGGTGCTCAAGGGCAATCGGTTGCTTACCACCGATCTAACCGGCTGCCTGGTCAATGGCGCAGCGCGCGGCGATCTCTCGTCCGAGAAGGTTTACGTCAAGCTCGTACGCATGACCTGCGCGCAGCCCGGCGGTCGCTACGCGGTCAGCGAGGTCAAAGGGTTCATCGCTTTTGCCGGAAAGTCCGGCGTGCGCGGCCGCGTCGTCAGCCGCGAAGGCAGTCTTGTCAGCCAGGCTCTGCTCGCCGGGATCGTCGGCGGCTTCGGACGCGGTTTCTCGGCCAACGCCAACGGCGTCTTTGCAGGGCGTGTCGGCGAAGACGGCGCGCGCGAGGCACTGTCCCCCACCGACATCCTTGCAGGCGGCTTCGGCCAGGGCGCGGGCGAAGCGGCCGACACGGTCAGCAAATACCTCATCGAACGCGCAGAACAGTATCAACCCGTCGTCGAGATGCCGACCGGCATCGCAGTCGAGATCGTCTTCCTCGACGGCGTCCATGTCAGGAGCACTTCTCAATGA
- a CDS encoding type-F conjugative transfer system secretin TraK — translation MSLLARPFPAALTSVALAALTFASATPAQADQFFEAADGATIDCVLARGALTRIALVEDGFANVSKMASGFPYNDFEVTHEPVRGDIYVSVPPQYASVRVSFFATSSAGHVYKFACRVEGEEASQLFVTNPALAKSEAADWEEGSPSRDDATLRLIEAMANDAVLPGFRARAALSRPRRTGSLEVQQVAEYEGAELTGQAFTLRNLGSEPIDLAGERAAPAGALAFAYGRDALAPGETTQAFLVFAKGGLE, via the coding sequence ATGAGTCTCCTTGCCCGTCCCTTCCCGGCCGCACTGACCAGCGTCGCCCTCGCCGCACTGACTTTCGCATCTGCTACGCCAGCCCAGGCGGACCAGTTCTTCGAGGCCGCCGATGGCGCAACGATCGACTGCGTCCTGGCGCGCGGTGCGCTCACCCGCATCGCGCTCGTCGAAGACGGCTTCGCCAATGTGTCCAAGATGGCGAGCGGCTTTCCCTACAACGATTTCGAAGTCACCCACGAGCCGGTGCGCGGTGACATCTATGTCTCGGTGCCGCCGCAATATGCGAGCGTCCGAGTCAGCTTCTTCGCGACCAGCAGCGCGGGCCATGTGTACAAGTTTGCCTGCCGCGTCGAGGGTGAGGAAGCGAGCCAGCTCTTCGTCACCAATCCGGCCCTTGCCAAGTCCGAGGCCGCCGACTGGGAAGAAGGCTCACCGAGCCGCGATGACGCCACGCTTCGCCTGATCGAGGCCATGGCGAATGACGCGGTGCTGCCCGGGTTTCGCGCACGGGCTGCACTTTCACGACCGCGCCGGACGGGCAGTCTCGAGGTCCAGCAAGTCGCCGAATACGAAGGCGCCGAGCTGACTGGCCAGGCATTCACCCTGCGCAACCTCGGTTCCGAACCCATCGATCTTGCCGGCGAGCGAGCGGCTCCTGCGGGCGCACTTGCCTTTGCCTATGGCCGCGACGCGCTTGCTCCCGGAGAGACGACACAAGCCTTCCTCGTCTTCGCCAAGGGAGGGCTCGAGTAA
- a CDS encoding type IV conjugative transfer system protein TraE, whose translation MNHEFAYEEAQRHLKQRNRFAALAGVLGLTTVLAVGAAATRNETLVLVPITSERIALSSGGIEAHYLEIVTRDTALMLLNRAPESLDYWMEQILKVADPSARGHLKAELVKIVDEQRGSDISQAFVIASMHVDTEALTSTVTGTLKTFVGAQVIASQERSFEFTWNRRGLSLGLSGFRQLPNTTEEVDL comes from the coding sequence ATGAACCACGAATTCGCCTACGAGGAAGCGCAGCGACATTTGAAGCAGCGCAATCGTTTTGCAGCGCTTGCCGGTGTGCTCGGTCTCACCACCGTGCTCGCGGTCGGCGCGGCGGCAACGCGCAACGAAACGCTCGTGCTTGTTCCCATCACGTCCGAGCGGATCGCGCTCAGCAGCGGCGGTATCGAAGCGCACTATCTCGAGATTGTTACCCGCGACACCGCGCTGATGCTCCTTAACCGCGCGCCCGAAAGCCTCGACTACTGGATGGAGCAGATCCTGAAGGTGGCCGACCCGTCAGCGCGCGGACACCTCAAGGCCGAGCTCGTCAAAATCGTCGACGAGCAGCGCGGTTCGGATATCAGCCAGGCCTTCGTCATCGCGTCGATGCACGTCGATACCGAGGCGCTGACCTCCACTGTGACCGGCACGCTCAAGACCTTTGTCGGAGCGCAAGTCATCGCGAGCCAGGAGCGCAGCTTCGAATTCACCTGGAACCGCCGCGGTCTCAGTCTCGGCCTCTCGGGTTTCCGCCAGCTTCCCAACACCACCGAGGAGGTAGACCTATGA
- the traL gene encoding type IV conjugative transfer system protein TraL, with the protein MANTYLVPRRLDDPELIGFWTIDEFAGLLVPFAWGILAQHIIIGTVLSGITWFALRKAKASGAGSKLVHAAYWYLPGSFLGLKATPPSHCRLLAG; encoded by the coding sequence ATGGCCAACACATACCTCGTTCCAAGGCGGCTCGACGATCCAGAACTGATCGGCTTCTGGACCATCGACGAGTTTGCGGGACTTCTTGTCCCGTTCGCCTGGGGCATCCTGGCACAGCACATCATCATCGGCACGGTCCTTTCTGGAATTACCTGGTTTGCCCTTCGAAAGGCGAAGGCGTCAGGTGCAGGGTCGAAACTGGTGCACGCTGCCTACTGGTATCTGCCGGGGAGCTTCCTCGGTTTGAAAGCCACGCCGCCCTCCCATTGCCGCCTGCTCGCAGGCTGA
- a CDS encoding TrbC/VirB2 family protein has product MTKASTLPQHHKNSVRARDYFLPAAIALACASAAYAGADTTFDPALQKFTDFLEGSGGKIITVLSLAGGLIALASGRFALGQVAVPVGVGIGVGTGVPIVTSVVTATI; this is encoded by the coding sequence ATGACCAAAGCAAGCACCCTTCCGCAACACCACAAGAACAGCGTTCGCGCCCGCGACTACTTTCTTCCCGCTGCCATAGCTCTTGCCTGCGCCAGCGCAGCCTATGCCGGCGCGGATACGACCTTCGACCCTGCGCTGCAGAAATTTACCGACTTCCTCGAAGGCTCAGGCGGCAAGATCATCACCGTCCTCAGCCTTGCCGGCGGCCTTATCGCGCTTGCTTCAGGCCGTTTCGCGCTCGGACAGGTCGCAGTGCCAGTGGGCGTCGGCATCGGTGTCGGCACCGGCGTTCCGATCGTCACCTCGGTCGTGACCGCGACCATCTGA
- a CDS encoding helix-turn-helix transcriptional regulator: MVSPDKSAGKQLHEGLASLLAATVSNSGKTRIEIARQTSIHKDALRRILTGERAASLAEASHILNACGVDPKLSLALFILTDADQAIQWIDTEVGDFLGAFFTGLPVALTCELGSRLQEVRPRWAKGTAQRLARLLSDHIDDLERRDALYIENVNGRVDD; encoded by the coding sequence TTGGTCAGTCCCGACAAGTCCGCAGGCAAACAACTGCATGAAGGTCTCGCCAGCTTACTGGCTGCCACTGTCTCGAACAGCGGCAAGACTCGCATCGAGATTGCCCGTCAAACATCAATCCATAAGGATGCGCTCCGCCGCATCCTGACCGGCGAACGGGCAGCCTCACTTGCTGAAGCATCGCACATATTGAACGCCTGCGGGGTCGATCCGAAGCTGTCGCTTGCGCTTTTCATACTGACCGACGCGGACCAGGCGATCCAGTGGATCGATACCGAGGTCGGCGACTTCCTCGGCGCATTCTTTACCGGACTACCCGTCGCCTTGACCTGCGAACTCGGCTCAAGGCTGCAGGAAGTGCGGCCACGCTGGGCGAAGGGAACAGCGCAAAGGCTCGCACGCCTCCTCTCCGATCACATTGATGATCTCGAACGAAGAGACGCACTCTATATCGAGAACGTCAACGGGAGGGTCGATGACTAA
- a CDS encoding AlpA family transcriptional regulator has translation MTKPETPLSGGPANAVDYVAEPSERLLRLPEVMERVGLRRTAIYQRMREGRFPQSRSLGSRCTVWVESEVNDWIARIKRS, from the coding sequence ATGACTAAACCGGAAACTCCACTCTCGGGCGGTCCGGCGAACGCCGTTGACTATGTTGCGGAGCCATCAGAGCGGCTGTTGCGCCTTCCTGAAGTCATGGAGCGCGTAGGCCTCAGGCGCACAGCTATCTACCAGAGAATGAGGGAAGGGCGGTTTCCGCAATCGAGGTCGCTCGGGTCTCGCTGCACCGTCTGGGTGGAGTCCGAAGTCAACGACTGGATCGCTCGTATCAAAAGGTCTTGA
- a CDS encoding copper-binding protein, with protein sequence MRTSTLMMLLAAPLALAACDSAQETETMEDMPMDGMAMEGHDMSAMDAVDGAKTASAVGTVTAIDAEAGTITVDHEPVAELGWPQMVMAFDASEEVRGDISVGDAIKFTVEATDEGNTITAITKQ encoded by the coding sequence ATGCGTACCTCAACCCTTATGATGCTGCTTGCTGCGCCCCTGGCCCTCGCTGCTTGCGATAGCGCGCAGGAAACAGAGACCATGGAAGACATGCCGATGGACGGGATGGCGATGGAAGGACACGACATGTCGGCGATGGATGCGGTTGATGGCGCAAAAACGGCCAGCGCTGTAGGAACCGTCACCGCCATCGATGCCGAGGCAGGCACCATCACCGTCGATCATGAACCCGTTGCAGAACTGGGCTGGCCGCAGATGGTCATGGCATTTGATGCCAGCGAGGAAGTGCGCGGCGACATCTCGGTTGGCGATGCGATCAAATTCACGGTCGAGGCGACCGATGAAGGCAACACGATCACCGCGATCACGAAGCAGTAA